The following is a genomic window from Chitinophaga caseinilytica.
ATTGTTAAAAACGTTAAAATTTCAGAAAAAAGAGCAGAGAAATTGCACAATTTGGCAGACCGTTTGTTATCTTTATATAGCAACCAAACCGCAAATATTTGGGTAATATTTAAAAAAATTTATATCTTTGGGTACTATGTACAAAACCGTTACTCTCATCCTATTTACTTTCTTCTGCGCCCTGTCGTTACCGGCATGGTCCCAAAGCAAGTCTACCAATCCCTCTACATTCCCCGAGGGCGAGAATACGAGTAAGGTAGTGAAGGCTTATCCTAATCCCGCTACAACTAAGATTTATTTCGAAATTCAGCGTAATAACGATAAGGTTTACGAGATTATTGTATATAACTTCCTGGGCAAGAAGGTGGACCACCTGAAGAACCTTGCCAACCGCGCGCAACTTCCTTTGGACAATTATTACAGTGGTCTTTACATTTTCCAGTTGAGGGAAAAAGACGGGACACTGGTGGAATCGGGGAAGTTCAACGTCGTCAAATAACATTACGAGTAGGAATATTTAAGATATAAAAGGCTGACAGGATGCAAAAGCACTGTCGGCCTTTTTTCTTTCTCTTGCATGCCATGAAAAACGGCGCCCCCATGCCGGGAGCGCCGTTTTCTATTTTCGTTTTCTGTAACCGGGATTGTTATTGTACTTCCACGACGAGGAACTTCAGGTACGTCGTGTTTTCGATGTTCCAGAGGATGGGATGGTCTTGCGCCTGCGTCTGGAACGTAACCTGGCGGAGGCGTTTGCGCGCGTCTTTCGCTGCCATGTCGATCGTTTCGAGGAACATGGACGGGTCTACCAGGTTGGTGCAGCTCGCCGTTACCAGGAAGCCGCCCGGCTTCAGGAGCTTCATCCCGCGGAGGTTGATCTCCTTATATCCCGTGATCGCTTTCTGGATGTTTTCGCGGCTTTTGGTGAAGGCCGGCGGGTCGAGGATCACCACGTCGAACTTGCGATCTTCGCGGGTCCATTGTTTCAGCTGGTCGAACGCGTTCACCGCCTGGAATTTACAGATATCCTGCAGGCCGTTCAGCTCCGCGTTGCGACGGGCCGTGTTCACGGCGTGCTCGGAAATATCGAGCCCCAGCACGCTTTTGGCGCCATAATGCCCCGCGTGG
Proteins encoded in this region:
- a CDS encoding T9SS type A sorting domain-containing protein; its protein translation is MYKTVTLILFTFFCALSLPAWSQSKSTNPSTFPEGENTSKVVKAYPNPATTKIYFEIQRNNDKVYEIIVYNFLGKKVDHLKNLANRAQLPLDNYYSGLYIFQLREKDGTLVESGKFNVVK